In Streptomyces sp. NBC_00306, a single genomic region encodes these proteins:
- a CDS encoding hemolysin family protein has product MIIPLSLLTAAFLLILANGFFVAAEFGLVTVDRPDAERAAAEGDRRAGNVVRALRELSFQLSGTQLGITITSLVVGMLAEPALAQLLHGPLTATGLPAGAVSGAAVVIGMLLASAVQMVIGELVPKNWAVSRPLQVARFVAGPQHLFSTLFRPVITLLNSAANRLVRLFGVEPADELASARTPGELMSLARHSALAGALEQDTADLFVRTLSLGHLTAQHVMTPRVKMSALQTDATAADVLNLTRATGLSRFPVYRERIDEIVGMVHLKDALAVPADQRTRIPVDQVAVAPLLVPETLPVQQLLERLRSEQPIAVVVDEYGGTAGVVTLEDIVEELVGEVRDEHDAEADAQPELAPVAAEDGRPAWEADGSCRVLTLRRIGLDVPDGPYETVAGLVADLLGRIPAPGDRAELPGWRLSVRQVERYRAERVRLVRTADVPVLTEAAR; this is encoded by the coding sequence ATGATCATCCCCTTGTCGCTGCTCACCGCAGCCTTCCTTCTGATCCTCGCCAACGGCTTCTTCGTCGCGGCGGAGTTCGGTCTCGTCACCGTCGACCGGCCCGACGCCGAACGGGCCGCCGCCGAGGGCGACCGCCGGGCCGGCAACGTCGTCCGGGCGCTGCGCGAGCTGTCCTTCCAGCTGTCCGGCACCCAGCTCGGCATCACCATCACCTCGCTCGTCGTCGGCATGCTCGCCGAACCGGCGCTCGCCCAGCTGCTCCACGGGCCGCTGACGGCCACCGGGCTGCCCGCGGGGGCCGTCTCCGGGGCCGCGGTGGTGATCGGCATGCTGCTCGCGTCCGCCGTCCAGATGGTGATCGGCGAGCTGGTCCCCAAGAACTGGGCCGTGTCCCGGCCGCTCCAGGTCGCGCGGTTCGTCGCAGGCCCGCAGCACCTGTTCTCGACCCTCTTCCGCCCGGTCATCACCCTGCTCAACTCGGCCGCCAACCGTCTCGTACGACTGTTCGGTGTCGAGCCGGCCGACGAGCTGGCGTCCGCGCGCACCCCCGGCGAGCTGATGTCCCTGGCCCGCCACTCGGCTCTGGCCGGCGCGCTGGAGCAGGACACCGCGGACCTGTTCGTCCGCACGCTCTCGCTCGGCCATCTCACGGCGCAGCATGTGATGACGCCGCGGGTGAAGATGAGCGCGCTCCAGACCGACGCCACCGCTGCCGACGTCCTCAACCTCACCCGGGCGACCGGGCTTTCACGCTTCCCCGTCTACCGCGAGCGCATCGACGAGATCGTCGGCATGGTGCACTTGAAGGACGCCCTCGCCGTCCCCGCCGACCAGCGCACGCGCATCCCCGTCGACCAGGTCGCCGTCGCGCCGCTGCTGGTCCCCGAGACCCTGCCCGTCCAGCAGCTGCTGGAGCGGCTGCGCAGCGAGCAGCCGATCGCGGTGGTGGTCGACGAGTACGGCGGCACCGCCGGGGTCGTGACCCTGGAGGACATCGTCGAGGAGCTCGTCGGCGAGGTCCGCGACGAGCACGACGCCGAGGCCGACGCCCAGCCCGAACTCGCGCCGGTGGCAGCCGAGGACGGACGGCCGGCCTGGGAGGCGGACGGCAGCTGCCGGGTGCTCACCCTGCGCCGCATAGGCCTCGATGTGCCCGACGGTCCGTACGAGACCGTGGCCGGACTCGTCGCCGATCTGCTGGGCCGCATCCCCGCCCCCGGGGACCGCGCGGAACTCCCCGGCTGGCGGCTCTCCGTGCGCCAGGTGGAGCGCTACCGCGCCGAGCGGGTGCGCCTCGTGCGCACCGCCGATGTCCCGGTGCTCACGGAGGCAGCGCGATGA
- a CDS encoding AAA family ATPase — protein sequence MDIGTQGAPAPADLAWVRGVDAYTMGAYPQAEEEFRSAVRLDPGMADGWLGLHALRVDTTTALLRMYRNRERFGEQRARHRRTLNSWYWLGWWVQPVLESPRDLLLAHASHWLDGRHVPELDRALAGLPPVDADPQVRFLHACRAYLVKDWEQLVRHTEPLVNDPVLGIEAGLFGGMARVRLEMYGQAEPLLSAALMRCRSEQPQRKELRYWLARAHEGTGRSAAALPLYRAVHRIDPAFMDTSARLAAIAEYDGMDGFDDSAGLAVSLAGYGQDAVDAQAEGEGSPAADARIGIDPQTQLPGSVPAAPPETIRHRAAMPAQPAPPLFPAGPTDPDLLADALAELDRMVGLEPVKRQVNALSAQLKMARLRAGQGLPVQPPKRHFVFSGPSGTGKTTVARILGRVFYALGLLGGDHLVEAQRSDLVGEFLGQTAVKANELIDSALGGVLFVDEAYSLSNSGYSKGDAYGDEALQVLLKRAEDNRDHLVVILAGYPEGMDRLLATNPGLSSRFTTRVDFPSYRPLELTAIGQVLAADNGDMWDEEAVDELRSISGHVVDQSWIDELGNGRFLRTLYEKSCAYRDLRLSGYPGTPTREDLATLRLPDLMQAYGEVLSGRGPRDRGPQEPPPV from the coding sequence ATGGACATCGGCACTCAGGGCGCACCGGCCCCGGCCGACCTCGCCTGGGTGCGCGGCGTGGACGCCTACACCATGGGGGCCTACCCCCAGGCGGAGGAGGAGTTCCGCAGCGCCGTGCGGCTCGACCCCGGGATGGCCGACGGCTGGCTCGGACTCCATGCGCTGCGCGTCGACACCACGACCGCGTTGCTGCGCATGTACCGCAACCGCGAACGCTTCGGCGAGCAGCGCGCCCGCCACCGCCGCACGCTCAACTCCTGGTACTGGCTGGGCTGGTGGGTCCAGCCCGTGCTGGAGAGCCCGCGCGATCTCCTGCTGGCGCACGCCTCCCACTGGCTGGACGGCCGCCATGTGCCCGAGCTCGACCGGGCGCTCGCCGGACTGCCGCCGGTCGACGCCGATCCGCAGGTCCGGTTTCTGCACGCCTGCCGCGCCTATCTGGTCAAGGACTGGGAGCAGCTCGTGCGCCACACCGAGCCGCTGGTCAACGATCCGGTGCTGGGCATCGAGGCAGGTCTCTTCGGCGGCATGGCCCGGGTGCGTCTGGAGATGTACGGACAGGCCGAGCCGCTGCTGTCGGCCGCGCTGATGCGCTGCCGCAGCGAGCAGCCGCAGCGCAAGGAGCTGCGGTACTGGCTGGCGCGCGCCCACGAGGGCACCGGGCGCAGCGCGGCCGCGCTGCCGCTGTACCGGGCGGTGCACCGTATCGACCCGGCGTTCATGGACACCTCGGCCCGGCTCGCCGCAATCGCCGAGTACGACGGGATGGACGGCTTCGACGACTCGGCCGGGCTCGCCGTCTCCCTCGCCGGCTACGGCCAGGACGCGGTGGACGCACAGGCGGAGGGCGAAGGCTCCCCGGCCGCCGACGCCCGTATCGGCATCGATCCGCAGACCCAGCTGCCCGGCTCGGTGCCCGCCGCACCGCCCGAGACCATCCGCCACCGGGCAGCAATGCCCGCCCAGCCGGCGCCGCCGCTCTTCCCGGCCGGCCCCACCGACCCGGACCTGCTCGCCGACGCGCTCGCCGAGCTGGACCGGATGGTGGGTCTGGAACCGGTGAAGCGGCAGGTCAACGCCTTGTCGGCGCAGCTGAAGATGGCGAGACTGCGGGCAGGCCAAGGCCTGCCCGTACAGCCGCCGAAGCGCCACTTCGTCTTCTCCGGCCCCTCCGGGACCGGCAAGACCACCGTGGCCCGCATCCTCGGCCGGGTCTTCTACGCGCTGGGGCTGCTCGGCGGTGATCATCTGGTGGAGGCCCAACGGTCCGATCTGGTGGGCGAGTTCCTGGGCCAGACGGCGGTGAAGGCCAACGAACTGATCGACTCGGCGCTCGGCGGTGTGCTGTTCGTGGACGAGGCGTACAGCCTGTCCAACTCCGGCTACAGCAAGGGCGACGCGTACGGCGACGAGGCTCTTCAGGTGCTGCTGAAGCGGGCCGAGGACAACCGCGACCATCTCGTGGTCATCCTGGCCGGCTATCCCGAGGGCATGGACCGGCTGCTCGCCACGAACCCCGGATTGTCGTCCCGCTTCACCACCCGCGTCGACTTCCCCTCGTACCGACCGCTGGAGCTGACGGCGATCGGCCAGGTGCTGGCCGCCGACAACGGCGACATGTGGGACGAGGAGGCCGTCGACGAGCTGCGGTCCATCAGCGGCCATGTGGTCGACCAGAGCTGGATCGACGAACTGGGCAACGGGCGCTTTCTGCGCACCCTGTACGAGAAGAGCTGCGCGTACCGCGATCTGCGGCTGTCCGGCTACCCCGGCACGCCGACCCGCGAGGACCTGGCCACGCTGCGGCTGCCCGACCTCATGCAGGCGTACGGCGAGGTCCTGTCGGGCCGCGGTCCGCGGGACCGCGGCCCCCAGGAGCCTCCGCCGGTCTGA
- the ribH gene encoding 6,7-dimethyl-8-ribityllumazine synthase, translating to MSGKGAPELSVRNCGDLRVAVIAAQWHEKVMDGLVDGALRALHELGIDEPTLLRVPGSFELPVVAKVLAGRGYDAIVALGVVIRGGTPHFEYVCQGVTQGLTQVSIDTGVPIGFGVLTCDNEEQALDRAGIEGSHEDKGHEAVTAAVATAATLRTVSEPWR from the coding sequence ATGAGCGGCAAGGGTGCACCCGAACTGTCCGTACGCAACTGCGGCGACCTGCGGGTCGCGGTGATCGCGGCGCAGTGGCACGAGAAGGTGATGGACGGGCTGGTCGACGGCGCTCTGCGCGCACTGCACGAGCTGGGCATCGACGAGCCGACACTGCTGCGCGTCCCCGGCAGCTTCGAGCTTCCCGTGGTCGCCAAGGTGCTGGCCGGCCGCGGCTACGACGCGATCGTCGCGCTCGGCGTCGTCATCCGCGGTGGTACACCGCACTTCGAGTATGTGTGCCAGGGCGTCACCCAGGGCCTCACCCAGGTGTCGATCGACACCGGTGTCCCGATCGGATTCGGCGTACTGACCTGTGACAACGAGGAGCAGGCGCTGGACCGGGCCGGGATCGAGGGCTCGCACGAGGACAAGGGGCACGAGGCCGTGACCGCCGCCGTGGCCACCGCGGCCACGCTGCGGACCGTCAGCGAACCCTGGCGCTGA
- the hisG gene encoding ATP phosphoribosyltransferase encodes MLRIAVPNKGSLSGPASAMLHEAGYQQRKESKELVLVDPENEVEFFYLRPRDIAIYVSSGRLDIGITGRDLLLDSGASAEEILQLGFARSTFRYATKPGTASGVGEFGGMTVATSYEGIVAKHLAEHGIDASVVHLDGAVETAIELGVAQVIADVVETGTSLRNAGLEVIGEPIMTSEAVVIRRTGAETDDPKVQQFLRRLQGVLVARSYVMMDYDCRVEHLEQAVALTPGLESPTISPLHHEGWVAVRSMVAAKEAQRIMDDLYDLGARAILTTAIHACRL; translated from the coding sequence ATGCTGCGCATCGCCGTCCCCAACAAGGGTTCACTGTCCGGACCTGCGTCGGCGATGCTCCATGAGGCCGGCTACCAGCAGCGCAAGGAGTCCAAGGAGCTCGTGCTCGTCGACCCCGAGAACGAGGTCGAGTTCTTCTATCTGCGGCCGCGCGACATCGCGATCTATGTGAGCTCCGGCCGGCTCGACATCGGCATCACGGGCCGCGACCTGCTGCTGGACTCCGGCGCCAGCGCCGAGGAGATCCTCCAGCTCGGTTTCGCCCGCTCCACCTTCCGCTACGCCACCAAGCCCGGCACCGCGTCCGGGGTCGGCGAGTTCGGCGGCATGACGGTCGCCACCTCCTACGAGGGCATCGTCGCCAAGCACCTCGCCGAGCACGGCATCGACGCCTCCGTCGTCCACCTCGACGGAGCGGTCGAGACGGCGATCGAGCTCGGTGTGGCCCAGGTCATCGCCGACGTCGTGGAGACCGGGACCTCGCTGCGCAACGCGGGCCTCGAAGTCATCGGCGAGCCGATCATGACCTCCGAGGCGGTCGTCATCCGGCGCACCGGCGCGGAGACCGACGACCCGAAGGTGCAGCAGTTCCTGCGCCGCCTCCAGGGCGTCCTGGTCGCGCGGAGCTACGTGATGATGGACTACGACTGCCGGGTCGAGCACCTGGAGCAGGCCGTGGCCCTCACCCCGGGCCTCGAGTCCCCGACCATCTCGCCGCTGCACCACGAGGGCTGGGTCGCCGTGCGCTCCATGGTCGCCGCCAAGGAGGCGCAGCGGATCATGGACGATCTCTACGACCTCGGCGCCCGCGCCATCCTCACCACCGCCATTCACGCCTGCCGGCTCTGA
- a CDS encoding hemolysin family protein translates to MSVLQLAFAGLLVLANGFFVGAEFALVSVRRSQVEPLAAEGSARARQVLHGLENLPQMMAAAQFGITICSLTLGAVAEPTVAHLLEPVFHAAHVPEGLIHPLGFVIALAVVVFLHLVIGEMVPKNLAMAAPEKTALWLSPGLVAFARLCRPVTAALGACARLVLRAFRVEPRDEVESVFTSDQLGQLVEDSGQAGLLEPAEQERLEDALELGSRPVSDVLITRAALVTVPPSVTPRRIEELTVRTGYSRFPVSAEGPGPYMGYLHVKDVLDLEDRERAVPQHIWRPMATLRAELPLDDALTVMRRAATHLAQVADASGQVLGLVALEDVLEMLVGEVRDPSHRITVPSTPRTTPPARDTALVG, encoded by the coding sequence ATGAGCGTTCTCCAACTGGCCTTCGCCGGACTGCTGGTCCTGGCGAACGGGTTCTTCGTCGGGGCCGAGTTCGCGCTCGTGTCCGTCCGCCGCAGCCAGGTCGAACCCCTCGCGGCGGAGGGCTCGGCCCGGGCCCGGCAGGTGCTGCACGGACTGGAGAATCTGCCGCAGATGATGGCGGCCGCACAGTTCGGCATCACCATCTGCTCGCTGACCCTCGGCGCGGTCGCCGAGCCGACCGTCGCGCATCTGCTGGAGCCGGTCTTCCACGCGGCACACGTTCCCGAGGGCCTGATCCATCCGCTCGGCTTCGTGATCGCGCTCGCCGTGGTCGTCTTCCTGCATCTCGTCATCGGCGAGATGGTGCCGAAGAACCTCGCCATGGCCGCACCGGAGAAGACCGCGCTCTGGCTCAGCCCGGGCCTCGTCGCCTTCGCCCGGCTGTGCCGTCCGGTCACCGCGGCACTCGGCGCCTGTGCCCGGCTGGTGCTGCGTGCCTTCCGGGTCGAGCCGAGGGACGAGGTGGAGTCCGTCTTCACCAGCGACCAGCTGGGCCAGCTGGTCGAGGACTCGGGGCAGGCCGGGCTGCTGGAGCCGGCCGAGCAGGAGCGGCTCGAGGACGCCCTGGAACTGGGCTCCCGCCCGGTGAGCGACGTCCTGATCACCCGCGCGGCCCTCGTGACGGTCCCGCCGTCGGTCACCCCGCGCCGGATCGAGGAACTGACCGTCCGCACCGGTTACTCCCGCTTTCCCGTGAGCGCCGAGGGGCCGGGGCCGTACATGGGCTATCTCCATGTGAAGGACGTCCTCGACCTGGAGGACCGCGAACGGGCCGTGCCCCAGCACATCTGGCGGCCCATGGCGACGCTGCGGGCCGAACTGCCGCTGGACGACGCCCTCACCGTGATGCGCCGGGCCGCCACCCATCTGGCGCAGGTCGCGGACGCGTCGGGACAGGTACTGGGCCTGGTCGCGCTGGAGGACGTGCTGGAGATGCTGGTCGGCGAGGTCCGTGACCCGTCCCACCGGATCACCGTGCCGTCCACGCCCCGGACCACGCCCCCGGCCCGGGACACGGCGCTGGTGGGCTGA
- a CDS encoding PH domain-containing protein yields the protein MPASAPEVPALPVTFRPTRTRLVLLTVGAAMFVVITAVALLLENLSAGERSSFVFTAVLFLGVLTLLSRPKVVADTSGVTVVNITRTRRLEWAEILRVNLRPGDPWVFLDLSDGTSLPVLGIQPGIAKQHAIRDARALRALSESRGSSDAH from the coding sequence ATGCCCGCTTCCGCGCCCGAAGTCCCCGCGCTGCCGGTCACGTTCCGGCCCACACGCACCCGATTGGTCCTGCTGACCGTGGGCGCGGCGATGTTCGTCGTCATCACCGCCGTCGCCCTGCTGCTGGAGAACCTCAGCGCGGGGGAGCGGAGCAGCTTCGTCTTCACCGCGGTGCTCTTCCTCGGTGTCCTGACATTGCTGAGCCGGCCCAAGGTCGTCGCCGACACGAGCGGGGTCACTGTCGTCAACATCACCCGCACCAGGCGGCTGGAGTGGGCGGAGATCCTGCGTGTCAACCTCCGTCCGGGTGACCCCTGGGTCTTCCTCGATCTGAGTGACGGAACCAGCCTGCCTGTACTGGGCATCCAGCCCGGAATCGCCAAGCAGCACGCGATCCGTGACGCCCGCGCACTGCGGGCGCTGTCGGAGTCCCGCGGCAGCTCGGACGCTCACTGA
- the ribD gene encoding bifunctional diaminohydroxyphosphoribosylaminopyrimidine deaminase/5-amino-6-(5-phosphoribosylamino)uracil reductase RibD produces MATAADITAMRRAITLAARGLGSTSPNPVVGCVITDASGRIVGEGYHQRAGGPHAEVHALRDAGDRARGGTAYVTLEPCNHTGRTGPCSQALVDAGIGRVVYAVADPNPQATGGGDTLRAAGIPAEAGLLAEEAAAGNTAWLTAIRRGRPFVRWKYAATLDGRIAAADGTSRWITSPEARADVHRLRAEADAVVVGSGTARADDPHLAVRGIEGATQPLRVVLDTEATVVKPGARVLDDAAPTLVAVADDATTDLPDVVRLPRAGRGLSVPALLTALHERGVRSVLLEGGPTLAGAFVAEGAVDQVVGYLAPVLLGAGPAALADAGISTLPEALRLDVTEAVRIGPDLRITATPKER; encoded by the coding sequence GTGGCCACCGCAGCCGACATCACCGCCATGCGCCGAGCGATCACGCTCGCCGCCCGCGGACTCGGCTCCACCAGCCCCAACCCGGTCGTCGGGTGTGTCATCACCGATGCATCCGGCCGGATCGTCGGCGAGGGCTACCACCAGCGCGCCGGCGGCCCGCACGCCGAGGTCCACGCCCTGCGCGACGCGGGCGACCGGGCCCGTGGGGGCACCGCGTACGTCACCCTCGAACCCTGCAACCACACCGGTCGCACCGGCCCCTGTTCGCAGGCACTCGTCGACGCCGGGATCGGCCGCGTCGTCTACGCCGTCGCCGACCCCAACCCGCAGGCCACCGGCGGCGGTGACACCCTGCGCGCCGCCGGCATCCCGGCGGAGGCCGGCCTGCTGGCCGAGGAGGCCGCGGCGGGCAACACCGCCTGGCTCACCGCCATACGCCGCGGCCGCCCCTTCGTCCGGTGGAAGTACGCCGCCACCCTGGACGGCCGTATCGCCGCCGCCGACGGCACCAGCCGCTGGATCACCTCGCCCGAGGCCCGCGCCGACGTCCACCGGCTGCGCGCCGAGGCCGACGCGGTCGTGGTCGGCTCCGGCACCGCCCGCGCGGACGACCCGCACCTCGCGGTCCGCGGGATCGAGGGCGCCACCCAGCCCCTGCGCGTCGTTCTCGACACCGAGGCCACCGTGGTGAAGCCCGGCGCCCGGGTCCTCGACGACGCCGCGCCCACCCTGGTCGCGGTCGCCGACGACGCGACCACCGATCTCCCCGATGTCGTACGACTGCCGAGGGCCGGGCGCGGGCTGTCCGTGCCGGCCCTGCTGACGGCCCTCCACGAACGCGGCGTCCGTTCCGTACTGCTCGAAGGCGGGCCCACCCTCGCGGGCGCCTTCGTCGCCGAAGGAGCGGTCGACCAAGTCGTCGGCTATCTCGCCCCCGTCCTCCTCGGTGCGGGCCCCGCGGCCCTCGCCGACGCCGGAATCTCCACTCTCCCCGAGGCGTTGCGCCTCGACGTGACGGAAGCCGTCCGTATCGGCCCCGATCTGCGTATCACTGCCACACCGAAGGAGCGCTGA
- a CDS encoding phosphoribosyl-ATP diphosphatase: MANKTFEELFAELQLKAKNGDPATSRTAELVDKGVHAIGKKVVEEAAEVWMAAEYEGKEAAAEEISQLLYHVQVMMVARGISLDDVYAHL, translated from the coding sequence ATGGCGAACAAAACCTTCGAAGAGCTCTTCGCCGAGCTGCAGCTCAAGGCGAAGAACGGCGACCCGGCCACCTCCCGTACTGCCGAACTGGTGGACAAGGGTGTGCATGCCATCGGCAAGAAGGTCGTCGAGGAAGCCGCCGAGGTGTGGATGGCCGCCGAGTACGAGGGCAAGGAAGCCGCCGCCGAGGAGATCTCGCAGCTGCTGTACCACGTCCAGGTGATGATGGTCGCGCGCGGGATCTCGCTCGACGACGTCTACGCCCACCTCTGA
- a CDS encoding nicotinamide mononucleotide transporter family protein, with product MSALSWLNAEAFTAFDQHILWSDMIGNCVGLLALALGWRRSIWTWPAQFASGVILVAAYASAQLSGGVGKQLLVIGVALWGWQQWRRGRQQAQDGSIAVRFATWKERGLLAGGALVGTLAVGGLFTLYPSLSWSPWADAYIFVGTLVAMVAQARGLVEFWFAWLLVDLVGVPLAFNSGLAFSGLVYVVYFALVLWGMRDWWLRSRGSVKPALEGAAA from the coding sequence GTGAGCGCTCTGTCCTGGCTCAACGCCGAGGCCTTCACGGCCTTCGACCAGCACATCCTGTGGTCGGACATGATCGGGAACTGCGTCGGGCTGCTCGCGCTCGCGCTCGGCTGGCGGCGCTCCATCTGGACCTGGCCGGCCCAGTTCGCCTCCGGTGTCATCCTCGTCGCGGCGTACGCCTCCGCCCAGCTCAGCGGCGGAGTCGGCAAGCAGCTCCTCGTCATCGGCGTGGCGCTGTGGGGCTGGCAGCAGTGGCGCCGCGGCCGGCAGCAGGCCCAGGACGGGTCCATCGCCGTCCGGTTCGCCACCTGGAAGGAGCGCGGCCTCCTCGCGGGCGGTGCCCTCGTCGGCACACTCGCCGTGGGCGGGCTGTTCACCCTCTACCCGTCGCTGTCGTGGAGCCCGTGGGCCGACGCGTACATCTTCGTCGGCACGCTCGTCGCGATGGTCGCCCAGGCCCGTGGGCTGGTCGAGTTCTGGTTCGCCTGGCTGCTCGTCGACCTCGTCGGCGTCCCGCTGGCCTTCAACAGCGGCCTGGCCTTCTCCGGCCTGGTCTACGTGGTCTACTTCGCGCTCGTCCTGTGGGGCATGCGCGACTGGTGGCTGCGCTCCCGTGGGAGCGTCAAGCCCGCTCTGGAAGGAGCAGCAGCATGA
- a CDS encoding bifunctional 3,4-dihydroxy-2-butanone-4-phosphate synthase/GTP cyclohydrolase II yields MTAQPTWYSTDNVEDFALDPVEQAIRDIAAGRPVVVVDDEDRENEGDLVIAAEKATPEIVAFMMSECRGLICAPMESDELERLELPQMVEHNTESMQTAFTVSVDASSAHGVTTGISAADRATTLQLLAGGRAEASDFVRPGHVFPLRAKSGGVLVRNGHTEAAVDLARLAGLRPAGAIVEIAGEDGVMLRLPELIPFARKHGLTIISIEDLIAYRRSAEPTVKREAAVNLPTSFGQFTAYGYRSTVDGIEHVALVHGDIGDGEDVLVRVHSECLTGDIFHSLRCDCGPQLQESMEHITKNGRGVVVYLRGHEGRGIGLLSKLRAYELQERGRDTLDANLELGLPADARDYAAGAQILEDLGVRSLRLMTNNPDKISALVRHGLTVHGREPMPVHAGEHNLRYLRTKRDRMGHDLPRLDATGASACGNQ; encoded by the coding sequence ATGACGGCACAGCCCACCTGGTACTCCACCGACAACGTCGAGGACTTCGCCCTCGACCCGGTGGAGCAGGCCATCCGTGACATCGCCGCCGGACGCCCCGTCGTGGTGGTCGACGACGAGGACCGCGAGAACGAGGGAGACCTCGTCATCGCCGCCGAGAAGGCCACCCCCGAGATCGTCGCCTTCATGATGAGCGAGTGCCGCGGCCTGATCTGCGCGCCGATGGAGAGCGACGAACTGGAGCGGCTGGAGCTGCCCCAGATGGTGGAGCACAACACCGAGTCCATGCAGACGGCGTTCACCGTCTCCGTCGACGCGAGCTCCGCCCACGGCGTCACCACCGGTATCTCGGCCGCCGACCGCGCCACCACGCTCCAGCTGCTGGCCGGCGGCCGGGCCGAAGCCTCCGACTTCGTGCGCCCCGGCCATGTCTTCCCGCTGCGGGCCAAGTCCGGCGGCGTCCTGGTCCGCAACGGTCACACCGAGGCCGCCGTCGACCTCGCCCGGCTCGCCGGTCTGCGCCCCGCCGGGGCGATCGTCGAGATCGCCGGCGAGGACGGGGTGATGCTGCGGCTGCCCGAGCTGATCCCGTTCGCCCGCAAGCACGGTCTGACGATCATCTCCATCGAGGACCTGATCGCCTACCGGCGCTCCGCCGAGCCGACGGTCAAGCGCGAGGCCGCGGTCAACCTGCCCACCTCCTTCGGGCAGTTCACCGCCTACGGCTACCGCTCCACTGTCGACGGCATCGAGCACGTCGCGCTCGTCCACGGCGACATCGGCGACGGCGAGGACGTCCTCGTGCGCGTCCACTCCGAGTGCCTGACCGGCGACATCTTCCACTCGCTGCGCTGCGACTGCGGCCCCCAGCTCCAGGAGTCCATGGAGCACATCACCAAGAACGGCCGGGGCGTCGTCGTCTATCTCCGCGGCCACGAGGGCCGCGGCATCGGCCTGCTGTCCAAGCTGCGGGCGTACGAACTCCAGGAGCGCGGCCGCGACACGCTCGACGCCAACCTCGAACTGGGGCTGCCCGCGGACGCCCGCGACTACGCTGCCGGCGCCCAGATCCTCGAGGACCTCGGTGTCCGCAGCCTGCGGCTGATGACCAACAATCCCGACAAGATCAGCGCGCTGGTCCGGCACGGTCTCACCGTGCACGGCCGCGAGCCCATGCCCGTCCACGCGGGTGAGCACAACCTCCGGTATCTGCGCACCAAGCGGGACCGGATGGGACACGACCTGCCCCGGCTCGACGCCACCGGCGCGTCCGCCTGCGGCAACCAGTAA
- a CDS encoding riboflavin synthase, with product MFTGIVEELGEVTAVENLGDSSRFRLRGPVVTDGAKHGDSIAVNGVCLTVVDTADGEFTADVMAETLDRSSLGALQAGSRVNLERPMAVGGRLGGHIVQGHVDNVGTVLERKPSENWEIVKISLPADLTRYVVEKGSITVDGVSLTVVDAGPDYFTISLIPTTLALTTLGIKQSGDPVNLEVDVIAKYVERLLGAGTEETAR from the coding sequence GTGTTCACCGGAATCGTCGAAGAACTGGGTGAGGTCACCGCCGTCGAGAACCTCGGCGACTCCTCGCGTTTCCGACTGCGCGGACCCGTCGTCACCGACGGCGCCAAGCACGGCGACTCGATCGCCGTCAACGGCGTCTGCCTCACCGTGGTCGACACCGCCGACGGCGAGTTCACGGCCGACGTCATGGCCGAGACACTCGACCGCTCCAGCCTCGGCGCGCTCCAGGCCGGTTCCCGCGTCAACCTCGAACGGCCCATGGCCGTCGGCGGGCGGCTCGGCGGGCACATCGTCCAGGGACATGTCGACAACGTCGGCACGGTCCTGGAGCGCAAGCCCTCCGAGAACTGGGAGATCGTCAAGATCTCGCTCCCCGCCGACCTCACGCGCTACGTCGTCGAGAAGGGCTCCATCACGGTCGACGGCGTCAGCCTCACCGTCGTCGACGCCGGACCCGACTACTTCACGATCAGCCTCATTCCCACCACCCTCGCGCTGACCACGCTCGGCATCAAGCAGAGCGGCGACCCGGTCAACCTCGAGGTCGACGTCATCGCCAAGTACGTCGAGCGGCTGCTCGGCGCCGGTACCGAGGAGACAGCCCGGTGA